ATAGTGGAACAGGCCTGCTCATCCGAGATCCGGGCAGCGCTCCGGCTCACCCGGAGGGCAGCGGACAACGAACTCTCCATTGCCCGTGACTTCCAGACGCGGCTGCCGGCCGTTTGGCAGGAGTTCGCTGCCGGGCGTATCGACCGGCGCCGTGCCAATCTCATCCTCCATCGCACCGATCATCTTCCGGTCACCCAAGCGCAGGAAGTGGCTCGCCGTGCGTTGGAACGGGCTTCCGAGCTCACGACCGGGCAGCTGACGGAGCTGTTGCGAAAGCTCAGCGTCGAGGCCGATCCCGCGGATGCCAAACACCGCTACGAGAACGCAGTCGATGAGCGTCGAGTCGTTCTCGAGCCCGGCACGGACGGCACAGCCCATCTCTTTTTCATGGACCTGCCGCCCGATCGAGCCGCCCGGATCCGTGACCGCATCGATTCGGCTGCCCGCGACCTGCGGACCTCGGGAGAGACCCGGACGATGGACCAACTGCGTGCGGATGTTGCCCTCGACTTGCTCGATCCCAGCGTTCCACACTCGGGGCGCGAGTCGGGGCGAGGATCTCTCGTGATGACGGTTGACATGGCCACACTCGCCGGTCTTACTGAATCTTCCGGCGATCTCGGTGGCTACGGTCCGGTGATTTCCGATGTCGCCCGCCGGGTGGCCGAAACCTCGCTCAGCGACGAGTGGCGATTCGTTGTGACCGACGCCGAACATCAGCCGATTTGTTCCGGGATCACCCGCCGCCGTCCGACAGCAGCAGATCGGCGCGCAATCGAAACGGCATTCCCGACCTGTACGTTCCCGGGATGCCGCGTCCCGTCGACGCGGTGCGATCTCGACCACATGACACCCTGGTCTGACGGCGGACCGACGTGCTGGTGCAACCTTGCCCCCCTCTGCCGGCACGACCATCGCGTGCGACACGGTGCGGGCTGGAGCTACCGGCGAACGGAGGCCGGTTCCCACGAGTGGACGAGTCCTCTCAGCCATCGATATTCGAGTGAGGCCCGGGCGCCGTAACTCCGGGCGGTGAGGCCACGGGGCGCGGCGGTGTCGCTCATCGAATCGAAACTCGCCATACGACTCGCGCTTGGCGGTGAGAAGGCGGAGTCCATTGGTCTTTCCAGCACCAGAGTCCTGCCCGAACGCCTGGTGGACGACGGATTCGAGTTCGGCGATGCAGACCTCGAGACGACGCTGCACCGGATGCTGGGCTGAGGGAAAGTTCGCCTCCGCTCTGCAGCTGAGGCGTACGACACTCCGCCACCCATCCAATACCCGACGCGGCCTCGAACATCGAGTAGACGACCGAAAGAAACCCAATGCCACCTATCGACCTCTCCGGAACTCGAGTCCTCGTTCTCGGCGGATCCGGTGAACTCGGAACCCGAATAGCCGGCGAGCTGCGCAACCGGGGCGCCGTTGTCCTGGCGACCGGACGAAACGCACGTCGATCCGGTGATCCCACCGAATCGAACATGCTGGAATTCGATTTGCTCATCGACGACCCGGCTCAACTCATCGAGAGGACGGTCGAGACACTCGGAGGACTCGACGGGGTCGTCAACGCCGCAGGCGTGGTTGCCTTCGGACCCTTCGAGACACTCAGCGACGATGCTCTGAACGAACTCGTCAAAACCAACTTCACCGCCCCGCTGAGATTGCTCAGAGAGGCGATCCCACACATCGAAGGCGGCTTCTGGGTCAGCATCACCGGGGTCGTCGCCGAGCAACCGGTGGGAGGAATGGCCGCCTACTCCGCGGTCAAA
This Acidimicrobiia bacterium DNA region includes the following protein-coding sequences:
- a CDS encoding SDR family oxidoreductase gives rise to the protein MPPIDLSGTRVLVLGGSGELGTRIAGELRNRGAVVLATGRNARRSGDPTESNMLEFDLLIDDPAQLIERTVETLGGLDGVVNAAGVVAFGPFETLSDDALNELVKTNFTAPLRLLREAIPHIEGGFWVSITGVVAEQPVGGMAAYSAVKAGLSAATRALARELRRRKIHLLDARPPHTETGLATRPIEGSPPTLPTGLDPDRVARLIVEGLAAGERELPSTQFA
- a CDS encoding DUF222 domain-containing protein, whose translation is MFDTLTRDPELRVWLDQAEYGDAELALAIAEADPGIPREPSIPPDLAAMEPGIVLSGLLWAIDVNSLSGHDRVIVMAAHQRMASHHQANLYAAMASVAEAVSEELLDRDGETDFEIVEQACSSEIRAALRLTRRAADNELSIARDFQTRLPAVWQEFAAGRIDRRRANLILHRTDHLPVTQAQEVARRALERASELTTGQLTELLRKLSVEADPADAKHRYENAVDERRVVLEPGTDGTAHLFFMDLPPDRAARIRDRIDSAARDLRTSGETRTMDQLRADVALDLLDPSVPHSGRESGRGSLVMTVDMATLAGLTESSGDLGGYGPVISDVARRVAETSLSDEWRFVVTDAEHQPICSGITRRRPTAADRRAIETAFPTCTFPGCRVPSTRCDLDHMTPWSDGGPTCWCNLAPLCRHDHRVRHGAGWSYRRTEAGSHEWTSPLSHRYSSEARAP
- a CDS encoding DUF1731 domain-containing protein — its product is MRPRGAAVSLIESKLAIRLALGGEKAESIGLSSTRVLPERLVDDGFEFGDADLETTLHRMLG